In Desulfomonile tiedjei DSM 6799, a genomic segment contains:
- a CDS encoding DegT/DnrJ/EryC1/StrS family aminotransferase, translated as MDWKVALSDITLGPEERTAVNRVMESGWISMGPEIEQFEYEFADYLRVDFAVAVSSGTTALHLALAAAEIGAGDEVILPSLTFVATANAVIYQGAVPVFADVGDLSDWNLSLASIEKKLSSKTRAIIAVHYGGFPCMMDQLRELAATYNLKIIEDAAHAPGAVYQDRKLGTWGDVGCFSFFSNKNMTTAEGGMVVTDNPEIARRVRLLRSHGMTTLTWDRHKGHSFSYDVVETGFNYRMDEIRAAIGRVQLAKLEENNEKRKWITRKMRQLISDIDGVFVPFSDNLIESSSCHIFPIFLEDKDIRPLVMASMRNSGIQTSIHYPPVHRFSVFSSSDRAPRKDLRFTELIAEREITLPLFPGMTDYQMELVIEKLKLSLSAARRSMDQYTSAMLTPSGA; from the coding sequence ATGGACTGGAAAGTTGCTTTGTCGGACATTACCTTGGGCCCCGAAGAACGAACCGCTGTGAACCGTGTCATGGAATCCGGCTGGATCTCCATGGGGCCTGAAATCGAACAATTCGAATATGAATTTGCAGACTATCTGAGAGTAGATTTTGCTGTGGCAGTGTCCTCCGGAACCACTGCCCTGCACCTGGCACTTGCCGCTGCCGAGATCGGAGCAGGCGACGAAGTGATACTGCCGTCTCTGACGTTTGTGGCTACAGCAAATGCCGTCATCTACCAGGGAGCAGTCCCGGTATTCGCAGACGTTGGAGATCTCTCTGACTGGAATCTGTCTCTCGCATCAATTGAAAAAAAGCTGTCGTCCAAAACTAGAGCCATCATAGCGGTTCATTACGGCGGATTTCCCTGCATGATGGATCAATTGCGCGAACTCGCGGCTACTTACAATTTAAAAATAATCGAGGATGCTGCACATGCTCCCGGGGCTGTTTATCAGGACAGGAAACTCGGCACATGGGGAGACGTAGGCTGTTTCAGCTTCTTCTCCAACAAGAACATGACCACAGCAGAAGGGGGAATGGTTGTCACCGACAATCCGGAAATTGCGCGGAGAGTGCGGCTGCTCAGATCGCATGGTATGACTACGCTCACGTGGGATCGTCACAAAGGGCATAGCTTTTCGTACGATGTCGTAGAAACCGGGTTCAATTATCGAATGGATGAGATACGGGCTGCAATAGGACGGGTCCAATTGGCCAAATTGGAAGAGAACAATGAGAAACGTAAATGGATCACCAGAAAAATGAGGCAGCTTATATCGGATATTGACGGGGTATTCGTACCGTTTTCCGACAACTTGATCGAGTCCTCATCCTGTCACATCTTCCCGATATTTCTCGAGGACAAGGATATCCGACCTCTGGTCATGGCTTCCATGAGAAATTCCGGAATTCAAACCAGCATCCATTATCCGCCGGTACACCGTTTTTCGGTTTTCTCATCTTCTGATAGGGCTCCGCGAAAAGACTTGCGGTTCACGGAATTGATCGCGGAACGGGAAATCACGCTTCCACTTTTCCCTGGTATGACCGACTATCAGATGGAACTCGTGATTGAAAAACTCAAATTGAGCCTGTCGGCTGCCCGCAGATCCATGGATCAATATACAAGTGCTATGTTGACGCCGAGTGGTGCCTAG
- a CDS encoding DegT/DnrJ/EryC1/StrS family aminotransferase, whose protein sequence is MKQIEMSATKLDDSEIEAALRVLRSGAFRQGKECEAFEIEFAEKVGAKYAVASSNGSAALHLAYMAFLKPGDEVLVPSFAFIASAAMISMTQAKPVLCDIDPKTFLIDLNDAEQRITHRTRAIAPVHLFGNACNTEDVSNFADKHHLKIVWDAAQAHGTMHKAQDIGGFPDFVCYSFYPSKNTFVGEGGMTCTPHAELHEKMKYLRSHGETRKDYHTMLGMDYRMTDIEAAIGREQLRHLDRMLEIRRKNAHHLEIGIAAIPGIRSQHVTPNSLHAWRQYCVYVDADKFGCDRDTLAEHLKERGIASSIHYPRGIHSQPVFEQLYGRTSLPNTEQISRGILALPVHHELHEDDVYRIIEAVEECYDHSPYFSSARMSRLELMPQPEFSQGIQRSV, encoded by the coding sequence ATGAAACAGATTGAAATGAGCGCAACGAAGCTCGACGATTCTGAAATTGAAGCAGCATTACGAGTATTGCGGTCCGGAGCATTCCGTCAGGGAAAGGAATGTGAAGCCTTTGAGATAGAGTTTGCAGAAAAAGTGGGTGCGAAATATGCCGTAGCTTCTTCAAATGGATCTGCAGCTCTTCATCTCGCCTATATGGCTTTTCTCAAGCCCGGTGATGAGGTGCTCGTGCCGTCTTTCGCCTTCATTGCGTCGGCCGCAATGATCAGTATGACCCAGGCGAAGCCGGTGCTGTGCGACATAGACCCCAAAACATTTCTCATTGATCTAAACGATGCGGAACAGCGGATTACACACAGAACCCGGGCAATCGCTCCTGTACATCTGTTTGGAAACGCCTGTAACACAGAGGATGTCAGCAATTTTGCCGACAAACATCATCTCAAGATTGTATGGGACGCCGCACAGGCCCACGGAACAATGCATAAAGCGCAGGACATCGGGGGATTTCCCGATTTTGTCTGTTATTCCTTCTATCCATCCAAAAACACATTCGTAGGAGAGGGTGGCATGACATGTACACCCCATGCCGAACTCCACGAGAAGATGAAATATTTGAGATCCCATGGTGAGACGCGAAAAGACTATCACACGATGTTGGGTATGGACTACCGGATGACTGATATCGAAGCAGCCATTGGCAGAGAACAGCTTCGGCACCTCGATCGAATGCTGGAAATTCGTCGCAAGAATGCGCATCATCTCGAAATAGGAATTGCCGCTATTCCCGGAATACGCTCACAGCATGTCACACCGAATTCACTTCATGCCTGGCGTCAATATTGTGTGTACGTGGATGCAGATAAATTCGGGTGCGATAGAGATACCTTGGCCGAGCATCTCAAGGAGAGAGGGATAGCAAGCAGCATCCATTATCCGCGGGGAATTCACTCTCAGCCGGTATTCGAACAGCTCTACGGACGAACTTCGTTGCCCAATACCGAACAGATCTCTCGAGGAATACTCGCTCTTCCCGTACACCATGAACTTCATGAAGATGACGTATACAGAATTATCGAAGCAGTAGAAGAATGTTACGATCACAGCCCTTATTTCAGCAGTGCTCGCATGAGCAGACTCGAGTTGATGCCCCAGCCGGAGTTTTCGCAAGGTATACAGCGTTCTGTGTGA